Proteins encoded within one genomic window of Pygocentrus nattereri isolate fPygNat1 chromosome 7, fPygNat1.pri, whole genome shotgun sequence:
- the rsf1a gene encoding remodeling and spacing factor 1, whose amino-acid sequence MAAPAAAPALAAGLCPSFAVVCSFLERYGAALDLPELTFPEMERCLRDTAAVPQPLVELHVKLLRKLGKTVSSERWEKHLVKVCQEFNSAWAWELERKGYPEMSMECKTDILKYLCECQFDDNLKFKTAVNEEEPDQMRLQPIGRDREGLLYWFQLDQDQNVRVYVEEQDDLDGSSWKCVVRTRNDLADILEGLKAQIDPPLTDQEQRDGSPEEKGKEKDEMCSSGDITGKKKSGKAEWTSEEENKQVTMGSKEDLEGSKPVIANIKNEGSTGPLKLKEEQKEELALKPAGMEKPQLELPLVIDNRVSTIKSLVKDEPRDSPRHWNAISVVMAPGSLKQELPSKTDAYKDKTAEDVERAIKNDQQAKIPLKKRELKRSDNYDNSNYSNINHNNNNISNNGSVSIGGIIVRNPAVVALNDQHAPSTATEKLAKATSDGVLEKPMPVEVNKNMVREQYVGIGVIMGPIERKRTFPEAEATPTKDRNGLNGDGKMFKAEVTPENMRQSVLVRKPSLTAENSTIGEDRTFKVEQAEGEDSAHGKDPVVDATLSPVLAKPKVSQKDNSEVKSVIKSNSVEQASPKGKDSPETVTSSVENVGKDAEEPFSERSKAKTTDVTDGGKDRMTSSFKAVEENEDRGHKSSRKRRSVKTKTKIQSGEAQNRLCCVGAANKDDEEVSSELQKEGIRLKIKIPLHRRTPELQLEREREDSQAGDRRSLRRSARICKPSPKLAEIQVRKHERKQTAAPAAREVEEHREHEEEKALPKKDVHKDGPTKSARGKRRHRRPRWSKTRPKKHMKTEVALQADAVCENKSEREEKSESESERSEEAPPEDACKHCGLPNHPELILLCDLCDSGYHTACLRPPLMIIPDGEWFCPPCQHKLLCEKLEEQLLNLDTALKKRERAERRRERLVYVGISVENIIPNPDADAEDKKLEKKKDAKKNKNLERRSTRKRKSISYRFDDFDEAIDEAIEEDIQSSEGGAVAHGKDMATITGQKEKEGDKENRRPAKAPTPRKRKRRRRLNDLDSDSTLEDEESEDEFQLSDSMEEEDFVVSGDDAVSDADAGSWDGSDWGSTTSGHGRLPPARRTARNDRNQKPKRSARRSTRRQRGSSEEEELLDSEEEEEMETEGSSEFSDSDVDMRRRRSRRSQSAHVNYCETSESEGSHKAAKQKTGQPRRRRLSSSNTSVLSKDSEPDEDSERRPKGRQRESTREDSKQRHKRLKLKRQRSSSEEDEKEEEKDETGEEGESEESDEEERPVRKRLNRIETDDEEEEEEEEEEEVVVERRQMQNAHGMRGSTVRDFGQLPARAPTRGSEGLLPKHTGRNSGTPHGRHNGLAPPRPTAQDEDEEDEDDLTAVTDLVNFVFDSEQLS is encoded by the exons TTCCACAACCTCTCGTTGAACTCCATGTCAAACTGCTGCGTAAGCTTGGCAAGACGGTGTCCTCAGAGAGATGGGAAAAGCATCTCGTCAAG GTGTGTCAGGAGTTTAACAGTGCCTGGGCATGGGAGCTGGAGAGGAAAGGCTACCCGGAGATGTCCATGGAGTGCAAGACTGACATCCTTAAG tatttatgtGAATGCCAGTTTGATGACAACCTCAAGTTTAAGACGGCGGTCAATGAGGAAGAACCAGACCAGATGCGCCTGCAGCCTATCGGCAGGGACAGGGAAGGGCTCTTGTACTGGTTCCAGTTGGACCAAGATCAGAATGTGCGGGTTTATGTGGAAGAGCAGGACGATTTGGACGGTTCCTCTTGGAAATGCGTTGTCAG GACTAGGAATGACCTGGCAGATATTTTGGAAGGACTTAAAGCCCAGATTGACCCACCGTTGACAGACCAGGAGCAACGGGATGGCAGCCCGGAGGAGAAGGGGAAGGAGAAGGATGAGATGTGCTCCAGTG GTGACATTACAGGGAAGAAGAAGAGTGGCAAAGCAGAGTGGACATCAGAGGAGGAGAACAAGCAGGTGACCATGGGTTCCAAAGAAGATCTCGAGGGAAGTAAGCCGGTGATTGCAAATATTAAAAACGAGGGATCAACTGGACCTCTTAAACTAAAAGAAGAGCAAAAGGAAGAGCTTGCATTGAAGCCTGCTGGTATGGAAAAGCCACAGCTGGAGCTGCCTCTCGTTATAGACAATAGAGTCAGCACCATTAAGAGCCTTGTGAAGGATGAGCCGAGGGATTCTCCTAGACACTGGAATGCCATCTCCGTCGTCATGGCACCGGGCTCTCTGAAGCAGGAACTTCCAAGCAAGACGGATGCGTACAAGGACAAGACAGCCGAGGATGTGGAGCGGGCCATAAAGAATGACCAGCAGGCCAAGATACCCCTGAAAAAGAGGGAGCTGAAAAGGAGCGACAACTACGACAACAGCAATTACAGCAACataaaccacaacaacaacaacatcagcaACAATGGTAGCGTTAGCATTGGAGGTATAATCGTTCGAAACCCAGCAGTGGTGGCACTGAACGATCAGCATGCTCCCAGCACAGCCACGGAAAAGCTGGCGAAGGCAACTAGTGATGGAGTCCTCGAGAAGCCGATGCCTGttgaagtaaacaaaaacatggtCAGAGAACAGTACGTAGGTATCGGAGTGATTATGGGCCCAATTGAGAGGAAGCGCACGTTTCCCGAGGCTGAGGCCACTCCTACGAAGGACAGAAATGGACTAAACGGAGACGGGAAGATGTTCAAGGCCGAGGTGACTCCTGAGAATATGAGGCAGTCAGTCCTTGTAAGAAAACCCAGCCTTACAGCTGAAAATTCCACTATCGGTGAAGACAGGACATTTAAGGTTGAGCAGGCAGAGGGTGAGGATTCAGCTCATGGAAAGGACCCTGTGGTGGACGCCACATTATCACCAGTGTTAGCAAAGCCAAAGGTCAGTCAAAAGGATAATAGTGAGGTGAAATCTGTTATAAAGTCCAATTCAGTTGAGCAAGCCTCGCCTAAAGGAAAGGATTCGCCGGAAACAGTCACTTCATCAGTCGAAAATGTGGGAAAAGACGCAGAGGAACCTTTTTCTGAAAGAAGTAAGGCGAAAACGACAGATGTGACTGATGGAGGAAAGGACCGTATGACGAGTAGCTTTAAAGCTGTGGAAGAAAATGAAGACAGAGGACATAAAAGCTCAAGAAAAAGACGGTCAGTGAAGACTAAGACCAAAATTCAGTCAGGAGAGGCCCAAAACAGGCTCTGCTGCGTGGGAGCAGCTAACAAGGACGATGAGGAAGTGTCGTCCGAGCTGCAGAAGGAGGGAATCCGCCTGAAGATCAAAATTCCCCTGCACAGGCGAACTCCTGAGCTCCagctggagagagaaagggaggactCACAGGCCGGGGACAGGCGGTCACTCCGGAGGTCAGCTAGGATCTGCAAGCCCAGTCCAAAACTGGCCGAGATTCAGGTCAGGAAGCATGAGCGGAAACAGACAGCGGCCCCCGCAGCACGGGAGGTGGAAGAGCACagagagcatgaggaggaaaaaGCACTGCCCAAGAAGGACGTTCACAAGGATGGACCAACCAAGTCTGCGAGG GGTAAACGGCGGCACCGGCGACCTCGCTGGTCAAAAACACGTCCGAAGAAACACATGAAAACCGAAGTGGCTCTACAGGCTGATGCGGTCTGCGAGAACAAGTCTGAGCGAGAGGAGAAAAGTGAGTCGGAGTCAGAGCGCTCAGAAGAGGCTCCGCCTGAAGACGCCTGTAAACACTGTGGACTCCCCAACCACCCTGAACTG ATTCTTCTGTGTGACCTGTGTGACAGTGGCTACCACACTGCCTGCCTGAGGCCTCCTCTGATGATCATCCCTGATGGCGAGTGGTTCTGTCCTCCATGTCAGCAT AAGCTGCTGTGTGAGAAGCTGGAGGAACAGCTGCTGAACCTGGACACGGCTCTGAAGAAACGGGAACGAGCTGAGAGGAG GCGTGAACGGCTGGTGTATGTGGGCATCAGTGTCGAGAACATCATACCCAATCCA GATGCTGATGcagaggataaaaagctggagaagaagaaagatgcAAAGAAGAATAAGAACCTGGAAAGGAGATCAACAAGGAAAAGAAAGTCTATCAGTTACAG GTTTGATGACTTTGACGAAGCCATCGATGAAGCAATAGAGGAAGATATACAGAGTTCAGAGGGAGGAG CTGTGGCTCATGGTAAGGATATGGCCACCATCACGGGCcagaaggagaaagaagggGACAAAGAGAACCGACGGCCTGCTAAAGCTCCCACTCCCCGCAAGAGGAAACGGCGCCGGCGACTCAACGACTTGGACAGCGACAGCACTCTGGAGGATGAGGAGAGCGAAGACGAGTTTCAGCTTAGCGACAG catggaagAGGAGGATTTTGTGGTGTCTGGAGATGATGCAGTCAGTGATGCCGATGCTGGCTCATGGGATGGGAGCGACTGGGGCAGCACCACGAGTGGCCACGGCCGTCTGCCTCCGGCCAGGAGAACGGCCAGGaatgacagaaaccagaaacCCAAGAGAAGCGCTAGACGATCAACCAGACGACAGAGAGGCTCTTCAGAGGAGGAAGAGCTTCTGGAttcagaggaggaggaagagatgg AAACAGAGGGATCCAGTGAGTTCAGTGACAGTGACGTGGACATGAGGAGACGGAGGTCACGGCGGAGTCAGAGTGCTCACGTCAACTACTGCGAAACATCGGAGTCTGAGGGGTCACACAAAGCCGCCAAACAGAAAACTGGCCAACCGCGCCGCCGCCGATTGTCCAGCTCCAACA CGTCCGTCCTTTCCAAGGACTCTGAGCCGGACGAGGATTCTGAGCGGAGGCCGAAGGGCAGACAGAGGGAGTCGACCAGAGAGGACTCTAAACAGAGACACAAACGGCTAAAACTGAAACGACAGAGGAGTTCGAGTGAGGAAGacgagaaggaggaggagaaggatgAGACAGGCGAAGAAGGAGAGAGCGAAGAGTCAGACGAGGAAGAGCGGCCGGTCCGAAAGAGGCTGAACCGCATAGAGACAGAcgacgaggaggaggaggaggaagaggaggaagaggaggtggtggtggagCGAAGGCAGATGCAAAACGCACACGGAATGAGGGGCAGCACAGTTAGAGACTTCGGCCAGCTGCCTGCGAGGGCGCCCActagaggttcagagggtttgttGCCAAAGCACACGGGCAGAAATAGCGGGACACCTCACGGAAGGCACAACGGCCTGGCTCCTCCGAGGCCTACAGCTCAGGATGAAGACGAGGAAGATGAGGACGACCTCACCGCGGTCACGGACCTTGTTAACTTCGTTTTTGACAGTGAACAGTTGTCGTGA